A region of the Anolis carolinensis isolate JA03-04 chromosome 1, rAnoCar3.1.pri, whole genome shotgun sequence genome:
GGCTCTGCCTCCAAgcattcacagatgaaaataggGTCATCCTTGTGAATGCCCAATGGACCAGGTTTATATGTATCATATTAAAAGTATCTCCAAAGAATCTAGGGAACAATGAAATAGCTGTTGTACTCATTATCAGAAAACCTAAGCCAAGGATGCGCTGAAATATTGGATAGTGTGTTTCTCCTATTTTATGGGTAGATAAGCATCATATTAGAGGAAGAGAAGAGTATATGAAACTGTAATTTCTCTGAGAGATCACTCTTTCTAACCAAAGATAAAGCTACCCAATTTGGCTCCCAACactatatttctgaaatttaaaatCTTCCCCTGACGTTCCCAAAATGTTCTGccacttccaataggtcttgtgTGGTAAACCAGTTTAATGATGGGTTTGATAATCACAAAAGAGGTTGGAAGGGAAGACAGTAGGTTCAGAGTGGTAGCAGCTGGCTGCTAGAAAAAAGTGAGCCTGTGCCATCCTCTGGAACATGGACCAATAGTATTCCTCATCTTGACATGTACAAGGTATTCCTCCCTACTACACAAATGGTTCATAGTCTAACAGAGCAATACAATCCAAAAGTGGATAGGATTCAGGGCTACTTGAACAAGGAATTCCTCTTAAAACATGAATGTTGTAATTTtatgttttgcattttgttttgtatGGCACCACTgggtgctattttgtaagctgccccaagtccctgtgggAGATGGTGAAAGGGTATAaagaaagattattattataattatattattacttgCTAGATTGGATGGGAAGTTATTTAGTCATAGCTCCCAGAATACCTCTCAATACTGAACAGGTCTGCTGTGAGTTACAATCCAAGAGTATTTGGAGGGCCACACAATTCCCACACTTGTGCTGGATGATTTCCCTTAcatctgtgtgcatgtgtgcaaaaATTGAAAGTGGAATGGGACATTGAAAGGCCTTTGCTATTTGAATCCATCACAAATGTGTGCTTCTAAACATGACCCACCACTTTGATGTAGTGTCTACAAAAGCAAGCGTAGTCTTTAGATGTATTACCAAAAGTAAATTGATCAGATCACAGATCTTACACTCAGTTCAACTCTATTTTCACACTGTTCAAGACTCATTTGAAATACTATGTTGACATGAGCTTTAGATTCATCATCCTGTGAAATTCTTGTAAGGAATAGTTGAAAAGATTGGGTATGTTTAGTCCGAAAAAAACAATTAAGGTGACACATGATAGCAGAAAAGGAGGTGTGTCTTCTTTTGTTTCAGTAGGCATCTCCAGAAAGAATACATGGAATACGTGGAAACTGCAGAGAAATAGACTGTCTGGATATGGGGAGAAGCAATTTCCCAGCGGATCAAACTAACTTGGGATATACTGCCAGGTGTTCCTTCCCTGAAAACTGGAAAGCCACCTGCCAAGCATACTTTTGGGGCCTACTGCACTTCATATATAGCACCATGTAGCATATTGGACTCAACTGTGTATTTCTCATTTACATATTAAATTAGCATATGTGCAACAGTCATCCCTCTATATATGCAATTTCAACTTTTGGAGAtcttattactatatttattaaaatgcaagttttattttttgttaacaTTTTCTTCCTTGGAATTTTAGGTCCTCTAGTGTCACTCTACAATCAACTCCCgtcagtcatactggaggacctagatatttatAGAGAGAACACCTCACTAGCAacatctaggtcttccagtgtgattctgtgttcTGCTCCCagtagatgttgaccatagagttgtgctagaaGATCTGAGAATTTCAGAGAAGTGTTATCTCAGGCCAAAATAAGAGAGTAATCATTTTAACCATttctgtgtccctaaccccagaAAATGTAGAGGACTGACTTGTTACTGATTTTTTTCTGGCACGAATAATGTGGGAACTGATCAAGATTGGGAGCATTGAGGATCTTTGCCCTTTCTGGTGGTCCATATCAGAATGGTGAGCTCACACATAACATTTGTATTGGAAGACAAGGAATGGAAACCTTCTTTTGAGTATAACTAGCAAATGTGTTCACCCCAATTCTGTGGATATACAGAATTCCACCCCATATACATTTAAGAGGTTCGCTTTCTTTGGACATTTCAGAACTATATCTCAAATATTGTGGTAAAATATTGATTTATTGGTTTGTAAGTTTAGATTTTAGCTTGATGTCATCCTATGTGGAGATTCTGGACGAAAAAGCTTATACTTTGATGACCTATTAAAGTTCTGTGGTCCCTGAAATGAAGCATTCATTACTTTAATGTACACATTGGTTATCTTTCACAAATTACAAATCCATACAGGCAACATCACAAGTTCTGATAATACAATCTGCGTGGCACTAGTTTAGGACATATTTCATGCTATCAGTATTCGGTACTTACCTAAAGTACCTGATTTGTGCATCAAGCATTCTGTTAAGTAAATGGAAGCTATTAATTTATTCCACCAAAATAGAGCAGTGAATATTGACTTGAATGCATAAACAAAGGCAGAGCAGAACTATGTACAAGTTATGCTTGGAGGGGTCTTATATCTTTCTATTGAAGAGCCATAGACCACTCTCACCATCTAGGATGAAAGGACAGGTTAGAATATGAATGGGGAAAGTACAGCTGTTGCAGTTCTGTTTTAGAGACTCCCAAATGTCCCTTTAACCCCACTAGAATTCCCCAAAAAATGTCAGTTGAAGAATCAGCAAGTGAACACTAAAAATTGAGAAAAACacaccacaaaatacaaaaacattgcCAAAGCTCCCATTACCCCCAACTATTCTAAGCTCTCAAAATCAGCTGTATTTAAACCACTTCCAGGGACAGGAAGTGACAGAACATCACTTCCATTGGTAGCAATGGCGAACCCCCTTGTTCTTCACAGATTGTTCATTTTAGTTAGATTGGGCAGCTTCCATGGATAAATTAGCAATGGAAGTTGACTTTTTGGCATTTTAGTTCAGCATCCCCATATGCTGTACATCAAGTCCAGGGTAGATCTTTTTCCCAGGCAGAATATTAATTGTAACCACCATCattgggtgcttccagacagtgccaaaatccacATTTTAGAACTGAatcaaaaaaatcccaggacctgatagGTCCACACACAGATCTGTCAGTCTTGGGATATGGTCCCCCGCCATCTTCACATcttcctttgaagtggatcaagatggagggtggatgggGGATATCCAgcagaagtttaaaaaaaaaaaaaaagaagttccCTCCATTATGCACCGGACCATATATACACTCATGGagatatcttaatataaacacaagcagatttgcctgtacgcatatgaggtccagtgcataacagtgattttttttaaaaaaacccttccatCAGATCTCTCTttccccaattgttaattcaacttctgtttaaaattacaaaatgtaaaataaagaCTCTCAGAGAGTTCCAGTTGTTTTCTAGATGTGCTTCCCTTGAACCACCTGTGTGTTCATTTGAAAGCCTGATCAGTGAGCAGATTTTTCAGGCTTTTGAAAAGTGCATGTGTTCTAGAGCAGTCTACACaggggggagagagggaaggcACGTGTTTCTGCAGAGATATACAGTCGTGTCACTTTATTCAGGCTGAATTGGGTTTTAAGTGCATCTTTTTAACACATTTTTTTAGCTCTTAATCTGATCCCTCCTGCACTTTGGCTAAACGCTGTTTAGCCACACATCCCCTTTAACCAGTGGTTACTACTGGGTTTTACAtaatgtgtagaagggcccttagtactAGTACATAGTCAAGATATTTAATACACACAACAGAATATCACATACGCTTCTCTATCCATTTTTGgtagtaaaacaaaaacaaagcaaccAACAGCTATTTTTTATGCCATTCACAATCTGTTAGTGTTCTGTTTAATCATAGTGTTGACCGTTTATGGGGTTAATATATctgccatttttctttctttttttatcacATTCATGTATTTTCTAGTGATTGTATCCTATTCACTCGGTCCCATGAAATACCAATAAGAGACAATGGAAATCATGTCTAATTGTTTTAGTGCAGTTCCACCATTCAACTTGCATGTGAGTATCTTTTCAGGAGAACTGACATTTTTATGGAATACAGCAGTTCAGCTAGAAAGTTATGAGCTCCTTTCCATTGAAAAAgtatctatggattctgtatTCATTGATTCAGTCATTTAATTTGAAAATATCTGGAGGCAAATTCCAAAAAGCCAGTTTTGATGTTGCCATGTCCTGAGCACTACACTGTAGCCATACCATGATGAAGCCTCCCACCGTTTTAAGCATCCTCAGGTTCTCTTTGGCACTTACTTGTTCacctttttatataagggatacccttttattataccattttgtataatgggacttgagcatccacaattTTTGTATCTACAGGAGGATCCTAGaatcaaactccagcagatactgaGACCCCACTGTATATGAGAAGTTTTAAATAATGGTGCAGATTAGTTTTGAATtaatctttattattaaaaaaaaatgttgcagcTATTGACTAATTCATCTTCCTTTTAAACAACTCATTGCAGTACTTTGGAGCTAGGACAATTAAAATGCAAGTGAGAAAATCCATCTTTTAAAGTCACCTGAACAGGTTTTTACTaaatttttctatttattttttggtAGGGTTCAGAATCTTCCCAATGAAGAGGATACTCTGTGTTGGTAGATGAACAATTATCACCAGGAATGGTCTGTTGTAACTGATGGTAAGCGGAGGAGGAAGGTGAGCAGAACGGAATCTAAGCTCCATAGTGGTGACAGCTGCTGCCTCTGTGCCACTCTCATTAACATCCAACACAGCCTTATGAATAACCTGTAAGAAAAGAACAGTTTTACTGTCTACAGATCATATCTGtccatatttcacagatgaaaatgccAAAGCTTTGTAATAATTGCTGTTCATATATAATGGTAGGTGGTGGATTCCATATCCAGGGACAGTTATTTTTTTTCCAGGTGTTAAGGAAAATGTAAATGATCTACCCAGAGCACAAAATGTTAATCCTCAAATAGGTTCACTGACAgttccaaaggagattcaccaaCTGAATGACATGAAAATCACCAATACCACTGGTCTCGGATGAAGGACCTTCTCATTAGAAATAGCTCAAGGATTGAGTAAAGTGTGGCCTCCCAGATGTAGGTGGCCAATTGTGAGGGATCCTagcagctgcagtccaacaatatctggacagCCACATAATGCCCACACATGCTCTTAATCTAATTGCTTGATTCCAACTGAATTCAGTTAGTCAAATGAAGAGTTTAGAACAGACAATacttatgtaaatcccattgactcAATGGGTCTATTCTGATTGGGAGTAACAATTGATTTAGCCCAATGTATGTACTGACCAGGATCAAAAATGCAAAattctggtattttttttaaCCCCATCTAGAGGAGACTatctgaatcaattgttgaatggtaaaTCAAAATATGGGCTAACACGTGCAAGCTTTTTAAATCTCTTGGTGTCTTCAACAGGGAGCTTTGATGGTCTATGACAGAGAGAATGATGAGGTTCTGTACAAGCATAAAAATAGATGTACTAAGAATTGTACTTTTTCATAGGTTGTGTAAGTGTGGTTATAACATATTAGTGCATCTCATTGCCCAAGTACACATGTAATCTTATTTTGCTTCCTCTTTGTTAATTTggtgggggaggggagagatttgATTGACAATCATATAACAGGGAGCAAATGTTTCAACAGATCCAACATGACAATTGTCATAGCTTAAAGTATATTAGATATATGTGTGATCATGCCTATAAGAGAAAATATGGAAGCAAGATGTTGCAGGCATTTGAAATAAGTTATACAAGGTTTGCTGTTGGCACCAGAAATTGCATCTAGGACAGTTAGGAAGAAAGAACAAACAATAGTTAATTCCTCTTGTTTTGGAAATGAAAAATCCAACTGTTATTTAGAATGGTCtcaatcttttattttttttaaaaagcaacccaaGTTTCGAGGTATATGCAATGTGGAAGTAAAGTGAAACCCGACAGTGAACACACTAACAATGcttggaacaaaacaaaacagcaaagcAATGAATACTTATTTAAACTGTGAGAAACTGCATGGAAATATTAAGCAATACCTTTGAAACCACCAGGTCCTTTTCTCCAGTAATTCCAGACAGATCAGCATTATCATTAAACACAGCAGTTACGCCCATTCTTTCCATCAAGTCTTTGACATCATAAGTTGCAGAAACTGAAAATTTTGGGATGACTAGACCTATATTCCTAGTTAACAATAAGCAAAAACAGTCCAAATGTTCAATCACTAGGGATGTAATTATTTATTGGGTTTATTTTCAAAGAAAGCAACAAATAATTTTAGCCATTTTCATCTCACTGCAAGAAAGTCTTTAAAAACTACACAGTTTTCAAAGACTGTTCACAATATGTGTTTTTTTCTCAGAAAACAGCATTCTTTGCATATGAAATAGCATTTCCCCAgaaaatacagcccagaaaataatagtttgcatagaaatattattttctgtgctgaAAATGCTACACTGTGTCCACTTTTTCTCTAGTTAGCCCATTAGAACAGTCCTTTATTCTGTTTTGCCACTTTCACATTTGGTGTGAAGATGGACAGGCTCTTTTGGTTGCTGCTCTCAGACTTTGAGCTTTGACACCTGCCCCATTGCAGCATATTAtagagccatggtggcgcaatgggttaaactcttttgCCGGCTGAACTGATGACCTAAAAGTTGGTGGTTTGAAACTATGAGACGGAGTGAGCttttgtctgtcagctctagcttcccatgcaaaaacatgagagaagccccccgcaGGATGATAACATATCtgggaatcccctgggcaacatctttggagacagctgattctctcacaccagacgtgacttgcctcaattttcttctaacacgataaaaaaatagaataaaaatgtgAGGAACTGCCAAAGAAGATTCCAAGGATATGGCTGGACAGCAGAGGGCTAATTGACTCCTTGGGAGGGGTAATTAATGATCTCTGCTCCTAAATGTCACTTTCTCCTTTTCACCCTCTGTATTCCTTATGTACATTTCTACAAGGCAAGAAAAAATACCATGCAGAGTGGTTTGAAGTCATGTTCAGTGCTATCACACCCAGGCCTTGAACCAGTTCCTGGCTTGGCAATCTAAGATATGGAATTCAGAaacgaaatactccaaaatcatccacatcGGTGCCTGAGATAATGACATCTTTATTTTCTGATGGATCAATGCATGCAGActtagtttcatgcacaaaactatttaaaCTACTGTCTATACAATTATCTtcaagcaggcatgggaaaactttggccctctgggtattttggaccaactcccacaattcctaacaccctacCAGCTAttaaaaattgtgggagttgaagtccaacacacctggatggcccaggtttgtccatgcctgatataaggcatacatgaaacataaatgaatgtttagaaatattccaaaatctcaaaaacagcaacaaccctgaaattttggataaggaatactcagtcCACACAAATCCAGATattactaattttttttaaatcaatatcCTAAATTTTTTTCTGAAAGTTTGGGATCAATTGGAAaacaacagttttttaaaatgggaGGCAGGAGCACTGTTTTGGATTTATCAGCACCAACCCATATTATTCCAGTTGAATCTCTATGTATGTCTTTGTgctcattttaaaacaaatgtattcAATTCAGTTTATACAACTATGTAATAAGTTAAGAGGAGCATCATTTTAAAAGAGCACACAGAAATGGCTTACTCATGCCTAAAGGATTGTGTCCATTTGCTTAGATTTTCTTTTGCCAAGGCACCTTCCACATGCTCCAGTTTACCCTCATCTGGAAGAATGAAGAATGCGGTAGCATCTCCTTTGTAAGGAAGTTCCACTACCCAGGAAAAAAGATCTTCATCATGGATAAATTTGTAGTAGCCTTTTCGATGCATCATTTTGACTTTCACCGTAGTATTTGCGTCCACAAAGAAGTCTCTTTCCTTGATTGATTGAGTGTCAAAAGGGTTTTCCCAGTAAGCTTGGAAGAAAGAGATTAGGTATCAGAACAATGAAAATGTTTAATACCCAAAAATTGTACCCAATGTTTATCATATATAGCAAAGACAATCATGCTCACTCCTGATAAAATGTTCTGGATCCCATCTTTGTTAAAACTCTCCCCTACCCTCCAGATTTTTTCCCATTGAGTGAAATtaaacaatgggggggggggtgttgatatATTTTTTGTATCTCAGGAGTTATTTCCAAAAAATCTTGTGAAGATTATATTATCACAAAAAAAAGTTTTACTggggaaaaatacattttttacaaCCATGTGTGCCataattttatcattttagtcCAACTAAGGTAGGTCTAGAGAGTTAATTGGTGAGTCAAAAAAAAGGTAAACCCCATTGATTCCATGAGTCTAGCCTCACCTGAGCCACCATAGGTTACTGAGCATGTATTCTGGTCAAGGCCACACTGTATAtgtcaagcatgggcaaattcagccctccaggtgttttggacttcaactcccacaattcctaacagcctaccagcttttaggaattgtgggagttggagtccaaaacacctggagggccgaagtttgcccatgcctagtatatGTACATTATAGAAATCAAGGATGGTAGAAATGTTTGTATTTTGCTTGTTATTAAAGAaatctggtttggttttttgggttttttttgccaaACTATATTTTGCCAAACCTCAAAAAGACAAAAGCTGAAAAAATACAGGGTAAGATACTATTTCCCCTACTTAGATATGAATATGTAgctaaaggcccttccagacaggccctatagcaCAGGATCtcatctcaggttttctgctttacactggattataggagtccgcactgccagataatatgggataagcagacgacctgggttcagatcctagaatatagggtttatttggaagggccctaagtacaTCTCCTGAACTGACATCCTACATGTAGTTTAAAAGCCATCAGTGGCATTGAGCAATGGGAGTCTGTTTTGCTGCCAATCAGGTTGTAACAGGGTAACATTTCCAGCCTTCTGCAGCAGGTGAGCAAGTCATGACAATCAGAACTCTGATTACAGTTCCTCATCACAGGCtcactgaaggcccttccacatagccatataacccaaaatatcaaggcagaaaatccacaatatctgctttgaactggaatatggctgtgtggaagagccccaagACAGTGGTTTCTACTCTCTAGAGAATTCCCTAGTtacacagaaatatatacatgtgcacattaaaatatttgttttttaaaaatcaccttgccaaaattTAGTCAGCATTCTATACTGCAGTTACAGATTTGTAACAAAGAATTATGGATCTCTAACCACTAAATATCCAGCAACATTGTCTAGTCTTGCTGTAAGACAAATACCATCCTAGCCCAGCTTAACAGCCAGATGCTAGATTGTTTGAAGGTGGTCTATTTCAAACTGCCATTTGGCTCTCAACTCCCTCCCAACAACAAGTAATAGTCAGAAGCAGTCTCTATTCGAGTGGTGTAGtgcacaaactttggcccttcaagtgtttgggactccaactcccaggagccaTAGCAATCTTGTCCAATGGCCAAAAAATTCAAGGAGCTGAAGTTAAAAACACCTGGAATATCACAGGTTGTGCACCACTTCTACATCCCTGCTGCAACCTCATTTACTGGTGGGAGATGGCTTCATCCTCCATGTATTCCAATTAGCTGCTGAATATACCTCCTTCACCTGTTGCAGGTAACCTGTGAGGCACGTCAGGCCAAGAGATATTACCAGATTACAGCTAAGTAGGTAATTTGCCAATGCAGAATATCAATGTTTGTCTGAAAAGAAGCTGCGCATTCATGATATGATGGCAGTAATTATGCTTATTTTTTCAAAAAGGCATTAAGTAGCTAAAGAAACCAAAGGTCACACAAACTGAACATGTCTCTCAGTTAGGTCTCTAGATGGTTACAGGTAAAATAGAACATTTTCTTTCAGAATAAATTATCAAGTGCTAAGAAGAAAACAAGGGTAAGTGGAAAGAAGAATGTGGCAGTCCAATACCCTGAGAACATTAAGTAAATTTGATTGATGGGAGCATGAACTAAACATTGAGGTTAACTCATTGTACACTTTTCCCTCTTTACCAAACACTCTTACTTTTTATGCAAATCTGTATGTTCATCCTTACTCTAGAGCTATAAAGACAGTATTTTAGCACTATGTAACATAACAAGGAAAGTCTGGGGTGATGTTGAGGAAGAGTAGATTCCTAGACAACTAAGTCCTATGCCAGACTGTCTGAAGCTCTAACAAAAACATCTTTACCCTTCAACTTACCTTTGAAGAAGATGTAATTTACAAGAACCATGACAGCATTCGGGTCAAGTTCATTAAGTGCAGAGGATATTTTCCCATTCGTTTTGTTCTGCACATAATAATCAATCTGCTTTTTAGCCACACTGGGGTTGCTGAAGTTGGTAGAAAAACCATCGGCACCATACAAGTTTTTGGCATCATCCAAAAAAGCAGGCAGGAACTTCTGTGATGGTTCTATAAATAAACCATTCCCTAAATTCACCTGTGCTTTGTTATTTGGTTGGTTAAGCACATAAAGGAGCTGGTGGAACCCTTCATGGATTTCCTTCTCCTCAATTTCCAGCAGATCAAAAGCAAGTCCTTTAAAAATCTCATCATGGGTTTCAGATTTGGCACCTAATGCCAACAAACTAAAAGCTGTGGAGATgctgagaggagagaagaaaatatttttgccATCTGGATCTGAAACAATGTTTCTGTAGAACCGGAATGCAAAGTCAGCATTACTGGGAATTATCTTATGATAGACTGGAGATTTCTGTCCCTGCTGTTCTCTTGAAAGAGTGTACTGATGTTCACGTGGATTGTTATCTTCATGATCATCTTGGTGACCATCATGTCCTGGTAGATGATGACAACAGACTTGAAGACTAGTCAGTAACAAGGAGAGGTTGATGATGGACTTCATTGGGATATGCAAGTCTTCTGCTAACAGTCCCCATAGAAGACATTAGAAGATCAATCCAGAAATACATAGGAATTTTGCAATAATGGAGTATTCTGCCCTAGATCTATACATTTATATATCATAAATTATTCACATTTCCTGTGAGCAGTATAAGAAAGAATTTTAGAAGTTAGTTACACTAAAACACAAATTGACTATAAAACTGTATCCTAATTGGGCTTCTCAGCATTTTAATATCTGTTTACATAACTCGCAAAATAAGAATGTTATTCTGGATCTTAAAACCCTCACACATTCTTTG
Encoded here:
- the LOC100560417 gene encoding alpha-1-antitrypsin, with translation MKSIINLSLLLTSLQVCCHHLPGHDGHQDDHEDNNPREHQYTLSREQQGQKSPVYHKIIPSNADFAFRFYRNIVSDPDGKNIFFSPLSISTAFSLLALGAKSETHDEIFKGLAFDLLEIEEKEIHEGFHQLLYVLNQPNNKAQVNLGNGLFIEPSQKFLPAFLDDAKNLYGADGFSTNFSNPSVAKKQIDYYVQNKTNGKISSALNELDPNAVMVLVNYIFFKAYWENPFDTQSIKERDFFVDANTTVKVKMMHRKGYYKFIHDEDLFSWVVELPYKGDATAFFILPDEGKLEHVEGALAKENLSKWTQSFRHENIGLVIPKFSVSATYDVKDLMERMGVTAVFNDNADLSGITGEKDLVVSKVIHKAVLDVNESGTEAAAVTTMELRFRSAHLPPPLTISYNRPFLVIIVHLPTQSILFIGKILNPTKK